One Syntrophales bacterium DNA segment encodes these proteins:
- a CDS encoding DUF2726 domain-containing protein produces the protein MSIKMLTSAVVVFLLTAVGTGLLKILPTRNKKCAEGNFPYEKVTFLMSPTERSFLGALERAVAGEYRIMAKVRMADVIAVKPGLEGMAHRIAFNMIKGRHLDFVAYHPLTFEVMFVVELHNRGPIESEGLTRNDFVDNALRSAGIPIFHFNMHRFYKVQEIRDTLSWRPVALRTKDKSE, from the coding sequence ATGTCCATAAAAATGCTGACCTCGGCGGTTGTCGTCTTCCTCCTGACAGCGGTCGGCACGGGCCTTCTGAAGATTTTGCCGACAAGAAACAAGAAGTGTGCGGAAGGGAATTTTCCGTATGAAAAAGTGACCTTTCTCATGAGCCCGACGGAGCGGTCTTTCCTGGGCGCCCTTGAACGGGCGGTGGCCGGGGAATACAGGATCATGGCGAAGGTTCGCATGGCTGATGTGATCGCGGTGAAACCGGGCCTGGAAGGGATGGCCCACCGGATCGCCTTCAACATGATCAAGGGACGGCACCTCGATTTCGTCGCGTACCATCCCCTGACGTTCGAGGTGATGTTCGTGGTGGAGCTCCACAACCGGGGTCCCATCGAGTCGGAAGGACTGACCCGGAACGATTTCGTCGACAACGCCCTCCGCAGCGCCGGCATCCCGATCTTTCACTTCAACATGCACCGCTTTTACAAGGTCCAGGAAATCAGGGACACGCTGTCCTGGCGGCCGGTCGCGCTCCGTACGAAAGACAAAAGCGAATAG
- a CDS encoding ADP-ribosylglycohydrolase family protein, producing MDKSERFRGCLIGLAVGDALGTTVEFSAPGTFRPLVNMIGGGPFGLEPGQWTDDTSMALCLAESLIACRCMNARDQMERYRRWWREGYLSSTGKCFDIGSTVRAALTAFEKTGNPLSGSTDPFTAGNGSLMRLAPVPMFFHRDARQAIDQSGESSRTTHGALTAVDACRYFGALLWGALNGAAKNDLLSDFYSPDPGYWEGKPLIPEIADIAAGSYKRKEPPEIKGTGYVVQSLEAALWAFHKGGSFEEGCLLAVNLGNDADTTGAIYGQIAGAYYGERGIPEEWRKKVAMGERIRGMANQLVE from the coding sequence ATGGACAAGTCGGAACGCTTCCGTGGCTGTCTCATCGGCCTCGCCGTCGGCGATGCCCTGGGGACGACCGTAGAATTCAGCGCCCCTGGCACCTTCCGGCCCCTCGTGAACATGATCGGAGGCGGCCCCTTCGGGCTGGAGCCGGGCCAGTGGACGGACGACACCTCCATGGCCCTCTGCCTGGCGGAGAGCCTGATCGCCTGCCGGTGCATGAATGCCAGGGACCAGATGGAGCGCTACCGCCGGTGGTGGCGCGAGGGCTATCTCAGCAGCACCGGGAAATGCTTCGACATCGGCTCGACGGTCCGCGCCGCCCTCACGGCCTTCGAGAAGACCGGCAACCCCCTGAGCGGCTCCACAGACCCCTTCACCGCCGGCAACGGCTCCCTCATGCGCCTGGCCCCGGTGCCCATGTTCTTCCACCGGGACGCCCGGCAGGCCATCGACCAGTCCGGTGAAAGCTCCCGCACCACCCATGGCGCCCTCACCGCCGTCGACGCCTGCCGCTATTTCGGTGCCCTTCTCTGGGGCGCCCTGAACGGCGCCGCCAAGAACGATCTCCTCTCCGATTTCTACTCGCCCGATCCCGGCTATTGGGAAGGGAAGCCCCTCATCCCGGAAATCGCCGACATCGCCGCCGGATCCTACAAGCGCAAGGAGCCACCCGAAATCAAGGGTACCGGCTACGTCGTCCAGTCCCTCGAAGCGGCCCTCTGGGCCTTCCACAAGGGCGGTTCCTTCGAGGAGGGCTGCCTCCTGGCCGTAAACCTCGGCAACGACGCCGACACCACCGGCGCCATCTACGGCCAGATCGCCGGGGCATACTACGGAGAGAGGGGCATCCCGGAGGAGTGGAGGAAGAAGGTGGCGATGGGGGAGAGGATCCGGGGGATGGCGAACCAATTAGTAGAATAA
- a CDS encoding 2-dehydropantoate 2-reductase N-terminal domain-containing protein, producing MRILIIGMGNVGLMHGWVLSEGGVDVTHVVRKGSRTRHSASVPMDVMDFRRDPATCYEAVYRPRVMDEIRPGDRYDLVMAATNHLQVVDAVRQYRNRVPDAHFLIFCANWNGPAQIDAILPRRRYLWGYSVFSGARGRDDVLYANIQKIYRIGEVDGKNTERLQRIVETFSRAGIAPEIKENMIEWLWVHQAINAGLLGTIYARREFPSKDTPMDFWILCVRAVKDALKILAARGVDYGKYPDTKVFLIENDGEAAALLRRGILGVPHYERIRDHSHLDSNPDEMRRFYLDVLETGEALRVDMPHLASLRPLI from the coding sequence ATGCGCATCCTGATCATCGGAATGGGCAACGTCGGCCTGATGCACGGGTGGGTGCTGTCGGAGGGCGGCGTGGATGTAACCCACGTCGTGAGAAAAGGTTCCCGGACAAGGCATTCCGCGTCTGTTCCCATGGACGTCATGGATTTCCGCAGGGATCCCGCTACCTGCTACGAGGCAGTCTACCGGCCGCGGGTCATGGACGAGATCCGGCCCGGCGACCGGTACGATCTGGTCATGGCGGCCACGAACCACCTGCAGGTCGTGGACGCCGTGCGGCAGTACCGCAACAGGGTTCCGGATGCGCATTTCCTGATCTTCTGCGCCAACTGGAACGGCCCCGCCCAGATCGACGCGATCCTGCCGAGGAGACGCTATCTCTGGGGGTACTCCGTCTTCAGCGGCGCCAGGGGCAGGGACGACGTCCTCTATGCCAACATCCAGAAGATCTACCGCATCGGAGAGGTGGACGGGAAGAACACGGAGCGGCTCCAGAGGATCGTCGAGACGTTCTCCAGGGCGGGAATCGCTCCGGAGATCAAGGAGAACATGATCGAGTGGCTCTGGGTCCACCAGGCGATCAACGCGGGCCTTCTCGGCACGATCTATGCGCGGCGCGAGTTTCCCTCGAAAGACACCCCGATGGACTTCTGGATCCTCTGCGTCCGGGCCGTCAAGGATGCCTTGAAGATCCTGGCCGCGCGGGGCGTCGACTACGGGAAATACCCGGACACGAAGGTGTTCCTGATCGAGAACGACGGGGAGGCCGCCGCACTGCTCCGGCGTGGAATCCTGGGCGTGCCGCACTACGAGCGCATTCGGGACCACAGCCACCTGGATTCGAACCCGGACGAGATGAGGAGATTCTACCTGGACGTTCTCGAGACGGGCGAGGCGCTGCGGGTGGACATGCCGCACCTGGCGAGCCTGAGACCGCTCATCTGA
- a CDS encoding SUMF1/EgtB/PvdO family nonheme iron enzyme, which yields MIRINARHVLLSLVFLLLFAAAGGAPAAEQRVALVIGNAAYTFAALKNPVNDAADIAGALQRLGFTVILKKNAGLREMEEAVGDFGTRLKQGGVGLFYYAGHGLQVAGVNYLVPVGARIDKESDIKYEALDAGRVLDEMANANNGLNIVILDACRDNPFSRRFRSMSRGLAVLGSAPAGTFISYSTGPGQVALDGDGRNSPYAAAFLTSIQEPGLTIEQVFKNVRHHLGRETGGRQVPWELSSLEGDFYFTPAKAAPGGRTRDLAAAEDTRDEAPVAPPAGEARTFTDPVTGMEFVLVRGGCFRMGDTFGDGLPSEKPVHEVCLNGFYIGKNEVTQAQWRKVMGKNPSHFKDCGENCPVESVSWADVQSFIAELNGMGSRKYRLPTEAEWEYAARDGGKAEKWAGTSSGDKLADYAWYDANSGDRSHPVGKKKPNALGVYDMSGNVWEWTQDWFGESYYPSSPRDNPRGPDEGAARVLRGGCWLDRAQDCRTAIRYSFPPGKEFKSIGFRLIRQ from the coding sequence ATGATCCGGATCAACGCCAGGCATGTCCTTCTTTCCCTTGTCTTCCTTCTCCTGTTCGCCGCAGCCGGAGGAGCCCCGGCAGCCGAGCAGCGCGTGGCCCTGGTGATCGGCAACGCCGCCTACACCTTTGCCGCCCTGAAAAACCCCGTCAACGACGCCGCCGACATCGCCGGTGCGCTGCAGCGCCTCGGGTTCACGGTGATCCTGAAGAAAAACGCCGGCCTCAGGGAAATGGAGGAGGCCGTCGGGGATTTCGGGACCCGGCTGAAACAGGGTGGCGTGGGGCTGTTTTATTATGCCGGCCACGGGCTGCAGGTCGCCGGGGTCAACTACCTGGTTCCCGTCGGCGCCCGGATCGACAAGGAGTCCGACATCAAGTACGAGGCCCTGGATGCGGGGCGTGTCCTCGACGAAATGGCCAACGCCAACAACGGCCTGAACATCGTGATCCTCGACGCCTGCCGCGACAATCCCTTTTCCCGGCGATTCCGCTCCATGAGCAGGGGGCTGGCCGTCCTGGGCAGCGCCCCCGCGGGGACCTTCATTTCCTACTCCACCGGCCCCGGGCAGGTGGCCCTGGACGGGGACGGCCGGAACAGTCCCTATGCGGCGGCATTCCTCACGTCCATCCAGGAGCCCGGCCTGACCATCGAGCAGGTCTTCAAGAACGTGCGGCACCATCTGGGCCGGGAAACGGGCGGCCGGCAGGTCCCCTGGGAGCTCTCCTCCCTGGAGGGGGACTTCTACTTCACGCCCGCGAAGGCCGCACCGGGCGGCCGCACCCGCGACCTTGCGGCGGCGGAGGATACCAGGGATGAGGCGCCGGTCGCGCCGCCGGCCGGGGAGGCCCGCACCTTCACGGACCCGGTGACGGGAATGGAGTTCGTGCTGGTCAGGGGCGGGTGCTTCCGGATGGGAGATACCTTCGGGGACGGTCTGCCCTCCGAGAAGCCCGTTCACGAAGTCTGCCTGAACGGTTTCTACATCGGCAAAAACGAGGTAACCCAGGCGCAGTGGCGGAAGGTCATGGGGAAGAATCCCTCCCATTTCAAGGACTGTGGCGAAAACTGCCCGGTGGAGAGCGTAAGCTGGGCGGATGTCCAGTCCTTCATCGCGGAATTGAACGGCATGGGAAGCCGGAAGTACCGCCTCCCCACCGAGGCCGAATGGGAATATGCCGCACGCGACGGCGGGAAGGCCGAGAAATGGGCCGGTACCAGCAGCGGCGACAAGCTGGCCGACTACGCCTGGTACGACGCCAACTCCGGGGACCGGTCGCACCCGGTCGGGAAGAAGAAGCCCAACGCCCTGGGTGTTTACGACATGTCCGGCAACGTCTGGGAGTGGACGCAGGACTGGTTCGGGGAGAGCTACTACCCGTCGAGCCCGCGGGACAACCCCAGGGGGCCGGATGAGGGAGCGGCCCGCGTTCTGAGGGGAGGCTGCTGGCTGGACCGCGCGCAGGACTGCCGTACAGCGATCCGCTATTCCTTCCCGCCCGGGAAGGAGTTCAAGAGCATCGGGTTCCGCCTGATCCGGCAATAG
- a CDS encoding very short patch repair endonuclease yields MADIVSKEQRSRMMSGIKSKDTKIEISIRKALFSNGFRYRLHDQKLPGKPDLVFPKYKAVIFINGCFWHGHNCQLYTEPKSNTEFWRAKIERNRLNDIKNMISLQKKGWRVMNVWECSLRNRTISEIESVIESLTDWLRSSESFCEVRR; encoded by the coding sequence ATGGCAGATATTGTCTCAAAAGAGCAGCGTAGTAGGATGATGTCTGGAATTAAGAGTAAAGACACAAAGATTGAGATTTCCATTCGTAAAGCCCTATTTTCAAATGGATTTCGTTACCGGCTTCACGATCAGAAGTTACCAGGAAAGCCAGATCTTGTGTTTCCAAAATACAAGGCGGTAATTTTTATAAATGGGTGTTTCTGGCATGGACATAACTGCCAATTATATACAGAGCCAAAGTCTAACACAGAGTTCTGGAGAGCCAAGATTGAAAGGAATCGATTGAATGACATTAAAAACATGATATCATTGCAAAAAAAAGGGTGGAGGGTTATGAATGTATGGGAATGTTCGCTAAGGAATAGAACAATAAGTGAAATTGAATCTGTCATTGAATCGCTAACTGACTGGTTGAGGTCGTCTGAATCATTTTGTGAAGTAAGAAGGTAA
- a CDS encoding peptide MFS transporter yields MPSPHDTLWGHPKGLYILFFTEMWERFSYFGMRALLIFYMTKQLMFSHGDASRIYGLYTGLVYFTPFFGGLLADRVLGQGRTLIIGAVLMAAGHFVMAFESLFYPALALLIVGSGAFKPNICTQVGSLYEPGDPRRDRAFSIFYVGVNLGAFLSPFVCGTLGEVYGWHYGFGAAGVGMVAGLFIYLWGRRWLAPDNLQRRVVPNQKSDPEVSVRDGGNARRVLGLVVVCLVVTLFWAAYEQQGNTLALWADADTDRHLFGWEVPATWFQSLNPLCIFLFTPLITTFWAWQARRGRELSTAAKMSVGCFLLGLSFLVLVPAAYAFDGDGVPVSMLWLVGFSVILTVGELYLSPVGLSLVTKMAPAGMISMMMGIWCLGQFAGNYLAGYLGYFWDLLPKDHFFLLVAAVAGAAGFTILVLLKPLRRVMDQ; encoded by the coding sequence ATGCCTTCCCCGCACGATACGCTCTGGGGGCATCCCAAGGGACTGTATATCCTGTTTTTCACCGAGATGTGGGAGCGCTTTTCCTACTTCGGAATGCGGGCGCTCCTGATCTTCTACATGACCAAGCAGCTGATGTTTTCCCACGGCGACGCCTCCCGGATCTACGGCCTTTATACGGGGCTGGTGTACTTCACGCCCTTTTTCGGCGGGCTCCTGGCGGACCGGGTCCTGGGGCAGGGCAGGACCCTGATCATCGGCGCCGTGCTCATGGCCGCCGGGCATTTCGTCATGGCCTTCGAGTCCCTTTTCTACCCCGCGCTGGCCCTGCTGATCGTGGGCAGCGGTGCCTTCAAGCCGAACATCTGCACCCAGGTGGGAAGCCTCTACGAGCCCGGAGACCCGAGGCGGGACCGGGCCTTCAGCATCTTTTACGTCGGCGTCAACCTCGGTGCGTTTCTTTCCCCTTTCGTGTGCGGCACCCTGGGCGAGGTGTACGGCTGGCACTACGGATTCGGAGCGGCGGGCGTGGGCATGGTGGCCGGGCTGTTCATCTATCTGTGGGGACGGCGCTGGCTGGCGCCGGACAACCTGCAGCGACGGGTGGTGCCGAACCAAAAGAGCGATCCGGAAGTCTCCGTCCGGGACGGCGGCAACGCTCGGCGCGTTCTCGGGCTGGTTGTCGTCTGCCTCGTCGTCACGCTGTTCTGGGCCGCCTATGAGCAGCAGGGGAACACCCTCGCCCTGTGGGCCGACGCGGACACGGACCGGCATCTCTTCGGCTGGGAAGTGCCGGCCACCTGGTTCCAGTCCCTCAATCCGCTCTGCATTTTCCTCTTCACGCCGCTCATCACGACGTTCTGGGCGTGGCAGGCCCGGCGGGGACGGGAGCTCTCGACGGCGGCGAAGATGTCCGTCGGCTGCTTTCTCCTGGGACTTTCCTTCCTGGTGCTGGTGCCGGCCGCATACGCCTTTGACGGGGACGGCGTTCCGGTGAGCATGCTCTGGCTGGTGGGCTTCAGTGTCATCCTCACCGTGGGCGAGCTGTACCTGTCGCCGGTGGGCCTGTCGCTGGTCACCAAGATGGCGCCGGCGGGAATGATCTCCATGATGATGGGCATCTGGTGCCTGGGCCAGTTCGCCGGCAACTACCTGGCCGGCTATCTGGGCTACTTCTGGGACCTGCTGCCCAAGGATCATTTCTTCCTGCTGGTCGCCGCCGTGGCCGGCGCGGCCGGATTCACCATCCTGGTCCTCCTGAAGCCCCTCCGACGGGTGATGGATCAATAG
- a CDS encoding DNA cytosine methyltransferase: protein MIPIIDLFAGPGGLGEGFALLGLNEGSPYFKIKLSVEKDVSAHRTLKLRSFFRQFPFGHAPEEYYFFLRGELNSEEELYKKFQNEANQASQEARLFELGSGSNKDEELDCWIREAIIGRTDWVLIGGPPCQAYSLIGRARKSNQNGYKPEEDKKNYLYREYLKIIAKHKPAVFVMENVKGLLSSRINGNSIFGKVISDLQQPVNDCAYIIHSLSVKSSYSLGKQLSPTDYVIESERHGIPQARHRVILLGIREDLSYIEPETLQDDEQVTLIDVLGNLPEIRSGVSKQEDKHELWSHHIKNAIGRRWMKGIRKRWGNELHEKLIEIISTVKTFEYDRGARFIRDDNIKINKLEWWYKDERLKGICNHETRTHMPKDLWRYLFAAAFAEVKSRSPRLYEFPPDLLPKHKSVKTGDFDDRFRVQLAGRPSTTVTSHISKDGHYFIHPDPYQCRSLTVREAARLQTFPDNYFFCGNRTQQYIQVGNAVPPFLAYQIAKIVRDILEKK, encoded by the coding sequence TTGATACCAATCATTGATCTATTTGCGGGTCCGGGAGGTTTGGGAGAGGGGTTTGCTTTACTTGGGCTAAATGAAGGTTCACCATATTTCAAAATAAAACTGTCTGTCGAGAAAGACGTATCGGCCCACAGGACATTAAAATTAAGAAGCTTTTTCAGACAATTTCCCTTTGGACATGCTCCGGAAGAATACTATTTTTTTCTTAGAGGGGAGTTGAATTCTGAGGAAGAACTTTACAAAAAATTTCAAAATGAGGCTAACCAAGCAAGTCAAGAGGCCAGACTTTTCGAACTTGGATCTGGCAGTAATAAAGATGAAGAACTCGACTGTTGGATCAGAGAAGCCATAATAGGTCGAACTGATTGGGTTCTTATTGGTGGACCTCCTTGTCAAGCATATTCACTAATAGGAAGAGCGAGAAAGTCTAATCAAAATGGGTACAAGCCAGAGGAGGATAAAAAAAATTATCTCTATCGAGAATACTTGAAAATTATTGCAAAACACAAACCAGCTGTTTTTGTTATGGAGAATGTAAAGGGTCTTCTTTCTTCAAGAATTAACGGAAACAGCATTTTTGGTAAAGTTATAAGTGATCTTCAACAACCTGTTAATGATTGCGCATACATAATTCATTCACTCTCTGTGAAATCATCCTATTCATTAGGAAAACAACTTAGTCCGACTGACTATGTTATTGAGTCAGAACGTCATGGTATTCCGCAAGCAAGGCACCGCGTCATTCTTTTGGGCATACGTGAAGATCTTTCTTACATAGAACCAGAAACACTGCAAGATGACGAGCAGGTTACTCTAATAGATGTATTAGGTAATCTGCCCGAAATAAGAAGCGGTGTTTCGAAACAAGAAGATAAACATGAACTTTGGTCACATCATATCAAGAATGCGATTGGTCGAAGATGGATGAAAGGGATTAGAAAACGTTGGGGAAATGAATTGCATGAGAAATTAATTGAAATAATTAGTACAGTTAAGACGTTTGAATATGACAGAGGTGCACGATTTATTAGAGATGACAATATAAAAATCAACAAACTAGAATGGTGGTATAAAGATGAGCGCTTGAAGGGTATATGTAACCACGAGACTCGTACACATATGCCAAAAGATTTATGGCGTTATCTTTTTGCGGCTGCATTTGCAGAGGTTAAAAGTCGGTCGCCCAGATTGTATGAATTCCCTCCGGACTTGCTTCCTAAACACAAGAGTGTGAAAACGGGAGATTTTGATGACCGTTTCAGAGTCCAGTTGGCAGGGCGCCCTTCAACAACGGTAACAAGTCATATTTCAAAAGATGGCCATTATTTTATTCATCCTGATCCATACCAATGCAGGAGTCTGACAGTGAGAGAAGCTGCAAGATTACAGACTTTTCCAGACAATTATTTTTTTTGTGGAAACCGGACACAGCAATATATCCAAGTTGGCAATGCTGTGCCTCCGTTTCTTGCGTATCAGATTGCAAAGATTGTACGGGATATTCTGGAGAAAAAATAA